One genomic window of Streptomyces sp. NBC_01498 includes the following:
- a CDS encoding ABC transporter substrate-binding protein: MALSATACGGGDGSVATTSAGKAPAKAGSQCPDPSGELVAAAKKEGKVVMSGPPTDTVRRQLPEAFTRAYGIDLDYIGTSGKDNAARLDAERKAGLYSQDVFVGGADTMANTYHARNWIAPLTDVLTPEELDTKPWRGGTVPFVDQDKKILSISRYISVPIVINTDKVKPDEIKTWKDLLDPRWKGKIATIDPRSPGGAIYNVGMFQDNPEYGDAFVEQLYKDQKPILLTDSRQGTDDLARGKYPIALGLGQLDVDTAADDGLPVQVVLPDLLQTTSGFGFLAVSDKPPHPQASKVLAQWLACPDGNKAWNDAYGSISTRTDVEPPANLPEWQVPKDGEDYFDANSWEFLTKGVKDATDLITSLIGTN; the protein is encoded by the coding sequence GTGGCCCTCTCCGCGACAGCGTGCGGCGGCGGCGACGGCTCGGTCGCCACGACGAGCGCCGGCAAGGCGCCCGCCAAGGCCGGCAGCCAGTGCCCGGACCCCTCGGGCGAACTGGTCGCCGCGGCGAAGAAGGAGGGCAAGGTCGTCATGTCCGGCCCGCCCACCGACACCGTGCGCCGGCAACTGCCCGAGGCGTTCACCCGGGCGTACGGGATCGACCTCGACTACATCGGCACCAGCGGCAAGGACAACGCGGCCCGCCTCGACGCCGAACGCAAGGCCGGGCTGTACTCCCAGGACGTGTTCGTGGGCGGCGCCGACACCATGGCGAACACCTACCACGCGCGGAACTGGATCGCCCCGCTCACCGATGTGCTGACCCCCGAGGAACTGGACACCAAGCCGTGGCGCGGCGGGACCGTGCCCTTCGTGGACCAGGACAAGAAGATCCTCAGCATCAGCCGCTACATCAGCGTCCCGATCGTCATCAACACCGACAAGGTGAAGCCGGACGAGATCAAGACCTGGAAGGACCTGCTCGACCCCAGGTGGAAGGGCAAGATCGCCACGATCGACCCGCGCAGCCCCGGCGGCGCGATCTACAACGTCGGGATGTTCCAGGACAACCCGGAGTACGGCGACGCGTTCGTCGAGCAGCTCTACAAGGACCAGAAGCCGATCCTGCTCACCGACTCCCGGCAGGGCACCGACGACCTGGCACGCGGCAAGTACCCGATCGCCCTCGGACTCGGCCAGCTGGACGTCGACACGGCGGCCGACGACGGACTTCCCGTCCAGGTCGTCCTGCCCGACCTGCTCCAGACCACCAGCGGTTTCGGCTTCCTCGCCGTCTCCGACAAGCCCCCGCACCCCCAGGCGTCCAAGGTCCTCGCCCAGTGGCTGGCCTGCCCGGACGGCAACAAGGCGTGGAACGACGCGTACGGGAGCATCAGCACCCGCACCGACGTCGAGCCGCCCGCGAACCTGCCCGAGTGGCAGGTCCCGAAGGACGGCGAGGACTACTTCGACGCCAACTCGTGGGAGTTCCTGACCAAGGGCGTCAAGGACGCGACGGACCTGATCACCAGCCTCATCGGCACCAACTAG
- a CDS encoding cupin domain-containing protein: protein MTSAETELPTIQRPTAYEQWLKDEGLTVVEGLFIEDLRTVELGDWARRGCRAAVARLEGTEDVNDAHIIEIAPGGQMAPERHLYEEITYVVSGRGSTRVWNSAGAEATFEWNAGSVFSVPLNAYAQHFNGSGSEPARFYTVTSAPLVMRMFHNRSFVYDCDFDFTDRFGAQKDDFSGAGTAYQSRVWESRFIPDAAGIELKSWAARGAGGSNVMLEIADNSLCGHVSEFPVGTYKKAHRHNAGAHVIILGGTGFSLLWREGEPVRKVDWQRGSIVVPPERWFHQHFNTGTTPARYLALRWGSKKYPLFKQFLIDRPTTEGGDQIEYQDEDPSVRATFEADLAKNGAESRMGPLYERAGLRTG, encoded by the coding sequence ATGACGTCGGCGGAAACCGAACTGCCCACGATCCAGCGCCCGACGGCCTACGAACAATGGCTGAAGGACGAGGGACTGACCGTCGTGGAAGGGCTGTTCATCGAGGACCTGCGCACCGTCGAACTCGGCGACTGGGCCCGGCGCGGCTGCCGGGCCGCGGTCGCCCGGCTGGAGGGCACCGAGGACGTCAACGACGCCCACATCATCGAGATCGCCCCCGGCGGGCAGATGGCGCCCGAGCGCCATCTCTACGAGGAGATCACCTACGTCGTGTCCGGCCGGGGCTCGACCAGGGTGTGGAACTCCGCCGGGGCGGAGGCGACGTTCGAGTGGAACGCCGGGAGCGTGTTCTCCGTCCCCCTCAACGCGTACGCGCAGCACTTCAACGGCAGCGGATCCGAGCCCGCCCGGTTCTACACGGTCACCAGCGCCCCGCTGGTGATGCGGATGTTCCACAACCGCTCGTTCGTCTACGACTGCGACTTCGACTTCACCGACCGGTTCGGCGCCCAGAAGGACGACTTCAGCGGCGCCGGGACGGCCTACCAGTCGCGCGTCTGGGAGAGCAGGTTCATCCCCGACGCGGCCGGCATCGAGCTGAAGTCGTGGGCCGCGCGCGGCGCCGGCGGCAGCAACGTCATGCTGGAGATCGCCGACAACAGCCTCTGCGGCCATGTGTCGGAGTTCCCCGTCGGCACGTACAAGAAGGCACACCGGCACAACGCCGGCGCCCATGTGATCATCCTCGGCGGCACCGGCTTCTCCCTGCTCTGGCGGGAGGGCGAGCCGGTCCGCAAGGTCGACTGGCAGCGGGGCTCGATCGTGGTGCCGCCCGAGCGCTGGTTCCACCAGCACTTCAACACCGGTACCACGCCCGCCCGTTACCTCGCCCTGCGCTGGGGCAGCAAGAAGTACCCGCTGTTCAAGCAGTTCCTGATCGACCGCCCCACCACGGAGGGCGGCGACCAGATCGAGTACCAGGACGAGGACCCCTCGGTACGCGCGACCTTCGAGGCCGATCTCGCGAAGAACGGCGCCGAGAGCCGGATGGGACCGCTCTACGAGCGGGCCGGTCTGCGGACCGGCTGA
- a CDS encoding Rieske 2Fe-2S domain-containing protein gives MISEAENAFLTRVGPGTPAGDLLRRYWQPFALTADLSPDKRTKRVRILGEDLVVYLTDDHDYALVAESCAHRRVSLYYGFVEGCEIRCPYHGWKYDRTGQCLEQPFEQENRRARERARIAAYPVRAYRGLLFTYMGPGEPPVLPEWDVLDRRDGHLTLYVEEDLRCNWLQPMENAVDTVHTFWLHGHTMHLKGIDRGSYYYRPIEKYSFEEFEWGIIKRRVYRDNAGDLEEETGHPLVFPNILRLPEGPLQAMHWRVPVDDEHTMLIRAGLLPDRPGEERVHDEEPSVVRVPSEMTADGDHTMTTFTSQDRMAWETQGAIYDRTKETLGAEDKGIAMYRRLLRRQIERVRAGEDPMALIRDPEKSRVTFDVSQGQARVAVAEGRTR, from the coding sequence ATGATCAGTGAAGCCGAGAACGCATTCCTTACACGTGTGGGCCCCGGCACCCCCGCCGGTGACCTGCTGCGCCGCTACTGGCAGCCGTTCGCCCTCACCGCCGACCTCTCGCCGGACAAGCGCACCAAGCGCGTCCGCATCCTCGGCGAGGACCTGGTGGTCTATCTGACCGACGACCACGACTACGCCCTGGTGGCGGAGTCGTGCGCGCACCGCAGGGTGTCGCTCTACTACGGCTTCGTGGAGGGGTGCGAGATCCGCTGCCCGTACCACGGCTGGAAGTACGACCGCACGGGCCAGTGCCTGGAGCAGCCCTTCGAGCAGGAGAACCGGCGGGCCCGCGAACGCGCGAGGATCGCCGCCTATCCCGTACGGGCCTACCGGGGCCTCCTCTTCACCTACATGGGCCCCGGCGAACCGCCCGTCCTGCCGGAGTGGGACGTGCTCGACCGCCGCGACGGCCACCTCACCCTGTATGTGGAGGAGGACCTGCGGTGCAACTGGCTCCAGCCGATGGAGAACGCCGTCGACACCGTGCACACCTTCTGGCTGCACGGCCACACCATGCACCTCAAGGGCATCGACCGGGGCAGCTACTACTACCGCCCCATCGAGAAGTACTCCTTCGAGGAGTTCGAGTGGGGCATCATCAAGCGCCGCGTCTACCGCGACAACGCCGGTGACCTGGAGGAGGAGACCGGGCACCCGCTGGTGTTCCCCAACATCCTCCGGCTCCCCGAGGGCCCGCTCCAGGCGATGCACTGGCGGGTGCCCGTGGACGACGAACACACCATGCTCATCCGGGCCGGTCTGCTGCCGGACCGGCCGGGCGAGGAGCGCGTGCACGACGAGGAGCCCAGCGTCGTACGGGTCCCCTCGGAGATGACCGCCGACGGCGACCACACCATGACCACCTTCACCAGCCAGGACCGGATGGCCTGGGAGACCCAGGGCGCGATCTACGACCGCACCAAGGAGACCCTGGGCGCCGAGGACAAGGGCATCGCCATGTACCGGCGGCTGCTGCGCCGGCAGATCGAACGCGTCCGGGCGGGCGAGGACCCGATGGCCCTCATCCGGGACCCGGAGAAGTCACGCGTCACCTTCGACGTCTCCCAGGGCCAGGCCAGGGTGGCCGTCGCCGAAGGCCGGACGAGATGA
- a CDS encoding class II aldolase/adducin family protein: MTSPAERVAAACRVLGRLGLTREPAGHVSVLLDDGTVAVKARGPAESGLRYASADDVVVVDRDGTTLSGGPGLKAPQEIAIHLAVYRARPEVTSVAHVHPTMPVIFGVCDVPLLPVIGAYDPYALRLLRRGVPVYGRAVLVNTPELGDELAAALGPADVCLMRGHGVTTVGRSPEEAALNVVKLNELAELNFLARQLGEPRCIDPADEKAVVGDGRTRPELIDSAWRYYRRLAEEGVAT; this comes from the coding sequence ATGACGTCCCCGGCCGAGCGTGTCGCGGCGGCCTGCCGTGTCCTCGGCCGTCTGGGACTCACCCGCGAGCCGGCCGGCCATGTCAGCGTCCTCCTGGACGACGGGACCGTCGCGGTGAAGGCCCGGGGACCCGCGGAATCCGGGCTCCGGTACGCCTCCGCCGACGACGTCGTCGTGGTCGACCGGGACGGCACGACGCTCTCCGGCGGGCCGGGACTCAAGGCCCCCCAGGAGATCGCCATTCACCTCGCGGTGTACCGGGCACGCCCGGAGGTCACCAGCGTGGCGCACGTCCATCCGACGATGCCGGTGATCTTCGGTGTCTGCGACGTGCCGCTGCTCCCGGTGATCGGCGCGTACGACCCGTACGCCCTGCGGCTGCTGCGCCGGGGCGTTCCGGTGTACGGGCGGGCCGTGCTGGTCAACACCCCGGAGTTGGGGGACGAACTGGCCGCCGCGCTCGGGCCCGCCGACGTCTGTCTGATGCGCGGGCACGGGGTCACGACCGTGGGCCGGAGCCCCGAGGAGGCGGCGCTGAACGTCGTCAAACTCAACGAGCTGGCCGAACTGAACTTCCTGGCACGGCAGTTGGGTGAGCCGCGGTGCATCGACCCGGCCGACGAGAAGGCGGTCGTCGGCGACGGCCGGACGAGGCCCGAACTGATCGACTCCGCCTGGCGCTACTACCGGCGGCTCGCCGAGGAAGGGGTGGCGACATGA